Proteins from a single region of Rana temporaria chromosome 5, aRanTem1.1, whole genome shotgun sequence:
- the LOC120941220 gene encoding cyclin-dependent kinase 2-associated protein 2-like, which yields MGKLSDFFLLIQGVKPAVSQAVSQGTYSDLLSVIEEMGREIRPTYAGSKSAMERLKRGIIHARALVRECLAETERNART from the exons atGGG GAAGTTGTCAGACTTTTTTCTTCTTATCCAGGGCGTGAAGCCAGCTGTGTCACAAGCGGTGTCTCAGGGGACCTACAGTGACCTGTTGTCTGTGATTGAGGAGATGGGCAGAGAGATCAGACCCACCTATGCTGGAAGCAAAAGTGCCATGGAGAGATTAAAAAGAG GTATAATCCACGCTAGAGCTCTCGTGAGAGAGTGTCTCGCTGAAACAGAACGCAATGCTCGTACGTGA